Proteins encoded by one window of Candidatus Sumerlaea chitinivorans:
- a CDS encoding UDP-4-amino-4-deoxy-L-arabinose--oxoglutarate aminotransferase encodes MNSQPHVVRFNDVSATYWELKAEIEAAIAEVLRRGDFIGGRALGEFEADFARYCGAAHCVGVANGTCALHVALEALGIGPGDEVITSPMTFIATAEAITHTGAKVVFADIDAETWNLDPKAVSAAITPRTRAVIFVHLHGNPSGLLEVAELCQKAHLALIEDCAQAHGAQVEKNGERRHVGTFGALGCFSFFPAKNLGAFGDAGAVVTSDAALAAMVRQLVNHGREDKYRHLRVGYNYRLDTLQAAILRAKLPALDSHVEQRNRLCDFYEARLSTLDVRFQRMTVAGRHGRHLFAICHPARDALQQHLRSCHIETGIHYPIPLHLQPAYAHLGLPEGTFPIAEELARTTLSLPLYAQLPMSDVERVCDVIEEFVQRV; translated from the coding sequence ATGAATTCGCAGCCCCATGTTGTTCGATTCAATGATGTCAGCGCGACCTATTGGGAGCTCAAGGCCGAGATCGAGGCGGCGATTGCGGAAGTGCTTCGCCGTGGGGATTTCATCGGGGGCAGAGCGCTCGGCGAGTTTGAAGCAGATTTTGCACGCTATTGTGGCGCCGCGCACTGTGTGGGGGTAGCAAATGGCACTTGCGCCCTTCACGTCGCGTTGGAGGCCCTCGGAATCGGCCCCGGCGACGAAGTGATTACCTCGCCCATGACCTTCATTGCCACGGCAGAGGCGATTACTCACACCGGCGCTAAAGTTGTGTTTGCTGATATCGATGCGGAAACATGGAATCTGGATCCTAAGGCTGTATCAGCAGCGATTACTCCCCGCACACGCGCAGTCATTTTCGTGCATCTTCACGGGAATCCAAGTGGGCTCTTGGAGGTTGCGGAACTCTGTCAGAAGGCACACCTTGCGCTCATTGAGGATTGTGCGCAGGCGCACGGGGCGCAAGTCGAGAAAAACGGCGAGCGGCGTCACGTTGGAACATTCGGAGCCTTGGGCTGCTTCAGTTTCTTCCCCGCAAAGAATCTCGGGGCGTTTGGTGACGCAGGAGCTGTCGTGACCAGCGATGCGGCTCTTGCGGCGATGGTTCGCCAGCTTGTCAATCACGGTCGCGAGGACAAGTACCGCCACTTACGCGTTGGCTATAATTACCGGCTCGACACCTTGCAGGCAGCGATCTTGCGCGCGAAACTGCCTGCGCTGGATAGCCATGTCGAACAACGCAATCGCCTTTGCGACTTTTACGAAGCCCGATTGAGCACGCTTGACGTAAGATTTCAGCGCATGACAGTTGCCGGCCGCCATGGCCGCCACCTTTTTGCGATCTGTCACCCAGCGCGGGATGCCCTACAGCAGCATTTGCGCTCCTGCCACATTGAAACAGGTATTCATTACCCTATTCCGCTCCACCTGCAGCCAGCTTATGCACATCTTGGCTTGCCCGAAGGCACATTCCCCATTGCCGAGGAACTGGCACGGACCACTTTGTCGCTCCCGCTCTACGCACAGCTCCCCATGTCGGATGTGGAGCGCGTGTGTGACGTGATCGAGGAGTTCGTTCAGCGGGTATAG